GTCGACAGCACGTCGACGCTTTAGCACGACGTTCAAGCGGGAACTGGTGGAACAGACGTTGCGCCCCGACGTCTCGATGGCCGCGGTGGCGTTAGCCAACGGCCTCAACACGAACCAGCTTGCCCGATGGCGGCGCGAGTATTTATTGGGTACGGGTGCCAGTCCGATGCCATTGCCCGCACTG
The sequence above is drawn from the Robbsia betulipollinis genome and encodes:
- a CDS encoding transposase translates to MREEPDVIEVKPSTARRRFSTTFKRELVEQTLRPDVSMAAVALANGLNTNQLARWRREYLLGTGASPMPLPAL